A genomic region of Ewingella sp. CoE-038-23 contains the following coding sequences:
- the speF gene encoding ornithine decarboxylase SpeF yields MKLLKLAASASVAPYIESHRAVVDLRRADYADVAAIIISVSDLNSGKLSEINSLGFGIPAFVAVQGAEQVSPDYLLMLKGVVTLSDANQAFYAAQIEAAAQTYEEALFPPFFDTLKKYVEMENATFACPGHQGGEFFRRHPAGRQFYDFFGANIFRSDMCNADVKLGDLLIHEGSAKDAQKYAAKVFSADKTYFVLNGTSAANKVVTNALLTRDDLVLFDRNNHKSNHHGALLQAGATPVYLETARNPFGFIGGIDAACFDESYLRKQIQAVAPQRANEKRPFRLAIIQLGTYDGTIYNARQVVDKIGHLCDYILFDSAWVGYEQFIPMMEQCSPLLLDLNENDPGIIVTQSVHKQQAGFSQTSQIHKKDNHIKGQKRHCSHKKLNNAFMMHASTSPFYPLFAALDVNARIHAGGSGKHMWMECVKLGIETRKMLLDQCSMILPFVPPVIDGKPWQHHETEKMANDVRFFDFVPGENWHAFEGYAEKQYFVDPCKLLLTTPGIDAASGKYTEFGIPATILANYLRENGIVPEKCDLNSILFLLTPAETPAKMQLLVDEIARFERYIEEDALLSEVLPTVYRKNEERYRDYTIRQLCQEMHNLYVSFDVKELQKEMFREASFPKVVMNAQDAHSEFIRDNVELVPIGQAEGRIAAEGALPYPPGVLCVVPGEIWGGAVQRYFMALEEGINQLPGFSPELQGVYIEKKPVGWKRIMGYVIAK; encoded by the coding sequence GCGCGGTGGTGGATCTGCGCCGTGCTGACTACGCCGACGTGGCGGCCATTATTATCTCCGTGAGTGATTTGAACAGCGGCAAGCTGTCGGAGATAAATTCGCTGGGTTTTGGTATCCCGGCATTTGTTGCAGTGCAGGGGGCAGAGCAGGTTTCTCCTGATTATTTGTTGATGCTCAAAGGCGTGGTGACGCTGTCGGATGCCAATCAGGCGTTCTATGCGGCGCAGATTGAAGCCGCCGCGCAGACTTATGAAGAGGCGCTTTTCCCGCCGTTCTTTGACACCTTAAAGAAGTACGTTGAGATGGAAAACGCCACCTTTGCCTGCCCAGGGCATCAGGGCGGTGAGTTTTTCCGTCGCCATCCGGCGGGCCGCCAGTTTTATGACTTTTTTGGCGCGAATATTTTCCGTTCCGACATGTGCAACGCTGATGTGAAGCTGGGCGACCTGCTGATCCACGAGGGTTCAGCCAAAGATGCCCAGAAATATGCCGCCAAGGTATTCAGCGCGGATAAAACCTATTTTGTGCTCAATGGCACCTCGGCGGCCAATAAAGTGGTCACCAACGCGCTGCTGACCCGCGATGATTTGGTGCTTTTCGACCGCAACAACCATAAGTCCAACCACCACGGCGCGCTGCTACAGGCCGGGGCAACGCCGGTTTATTTGGAGACCGCGCGTAACCCGTTTGGCTTTATTGGCGGCATCGACGCAGCCTGTTTCGACGAGTCCTATCTGCGTAAACAGATTCAGGCCGTCGCTCCGCAGCGTGCCAATGAGAAGCGCCCGTTCCGTTTGGCGATCATTCAGCTTGGCACCTATGACGGCACGATTTACAACGCCCGCCAGGTGGTGGATAAGATTGGCCATCTGTGTGATTACATCCTGTTTGACTCGGCGTGGGTCGGCTACGAGCAGTTCATTCCGATGATGGAGCAGTGCTCGCCGCTGCTGCTGGATTTGAATGAAAATGATCCGGGCATCATCGTGACCCAGTCGGTACACAAGCAACAGGCCGGATTCTCCCAGACCTCGCAAATCCACAAAAAAGATAACCATATCAAGGGGCAGAAGCGTCATTGCAGCCATAAAAAGCTGAACAATGCGTTTATGATGCACGCCTCGACCAGCCCGTTCTATCCGCTGTTTGCCGCGCTGGACGTCAACGCGCGTATTCACGCCGGCGGCAGTGGCAAGCATATGTGGATGGAGTGTGTGAAGCTGGGGATTGAGACGCGCAAAATGCTGCTCGACCAGTGTTCAATGATCCTGCCGTTCGTGCCGCCGGTGATTGACGGCAAGCCTTGGCAGCATCATGAAACCGAGAAAATGGCCAATGATGTGCGCTTCTTTGACTTCGTGCCAGGAGAAAACTGGCATGCGTTTGAAGGTTACGCCGAAAAGCAGTATTTCGTCGATCCTTGCAAACTGCTGTTGACCACACCGGGCATTGACGCTGCCAGCGGCAAATACACCGAGTTCGGCATTCCGGCCACTATTTTGGCTAACTATCTGCGCGAGAACGGCATTGTGCCGGAGAAGTGCGACCTCAACTCGATTCTGTTCCTGCTGACTCCGGCGGAAACCCCGGCCAAGATGCAGCTGCTGGTGGATGAGATCGCGCGCTTTGAGCGTTATATTGAAGAGGATGCCTTGCTGAGCGAAGTGCTGCCGACGGTGTATCGCAAAAACGAAGAGCGCTATCGCGACTACACCATTCGCCAGCTGTGTCAGGAAATGCACAACCTTTATGTCAGTTTTGATGTGAAAGAACTGCAAAAGGAGATGTTCCGTGAGGCCAGTTTCCCGAAAGTGGTAATGAACGCCCAGGACGCGCACAGCGAATTTATTCGCGATAACGTCGAGCTGGTGCCAATTGGCCAAGCAGAAGGGCGCATTGCTGCCGAAGGTGCGTTGCCGTATCCACCGGGCGTGCTGTGCGTCGTTCCCGGCGAAATTTGGGGCGGGGCGGTGCAGCGTTACTTTATGGCGCTAGAGGAAGGAATCAACCAGCTGCCGGGCTTCTCGCCTGAGTTACAGGGCGTTTATATCGAGAAGAAACCGGTGGGGTGGAAGCGCATCATGGGGTATGTGATTGCCAAATAA